A segment of the Mauremys mutica isolate MM-2020 ecotype Southern chromosome 7, ASM2049712v1, whole genome shotgun sequence genome:
CCCTATGACTCCCTAAGTCTTTGCTCCTTTCAGGGGCGGCTcttatgttttttgctgccccaagcatggcaggcaggcggctttcggctgCACACCTGCAGGcagtctgctggtcccacggattcgtcagcatgcctgcgggaggtccgccagtgcCGTGCCATCGGCgtccccgccgctgaattgccgccaaagccgcgggaccagcagacctcccgcaggcgcgctgccgaaagccacctgcctgctgccctcacagcgactggcaggccgccccctgaggcttgccgccccaggaacgcgcttgctgcgctggtgcctggcgcTGCCCCTGGTTCCTTTGCCCCCCGCCACCTTGCCTTGTGACCCCTGCCCTTTGCCCCCAAGTTGTAGAATGAAATGCTGCCCCCATACCCTTTTCACacctcttccttcctccctgcaCAGACCTGCTGGGGAACAGGCAGCCTTGGCTAGAGGACGGGTTCTTGCCTGCAGAGGAGTCTGGTGCCTGGCTGGCTCTCTGCCTTCAACTCCTGGCTGCCTCCCTGGGCCCTGCCACCGTGCTGCTATATTCACTTGCCTTCCACCTGCTGTGGCCCCCATGTGTGGAGCAAGtggcctgcctgcccccctgcacTGGGATGCCATGCCggcccctgggcggccctgcaccagccctggcagagctgggaccctGCTGGCTGCTGTACCTGGACCCTGGGCTCTGTGTGGCAGTAGTGCTGGCTTTGATCCTTTTGGGTGCACCTTCCCTGCGGGGCTCTGCCCTggtgctgctgcaggctgtgcccGACCATCTGGACCTATGGCGACTTGAGTCACATCTGAGGAGCACGGAGGGGGTGGCAGCCCTGCATGAGCTCCATGTCTGGCAGCTGGACAGTGCCTATAGCCTGGTGGCCACGGCCCATGTCTGGTGCCTTGACACTGCCTCCTACAAGGCTGTGGCCAGGAGGATCCAGCAGGTGTTCTGGGAGCATGGGATCCACGCAGCCACGGTGCAGCCCGAGTTCGGTGCACTTCAGGGACCGTGCTGCATGGCAGCAGGTGAGGGTGATGGCTGTATGGGTGGTGGTGAGGCCCTCAGGAAGAGGCACTCGTCACTCCCATCCTCCAGCCCCATGGTGATCCTGGAGTACGAGACCACAGTGTGAGCCATGGGAGCCACTTCTGAACCAGCACTTAAAAGGGGCACGtcctggagtgagcaggggccatGGCAGCCACTCCCCATGAGCAGCATCTGCTCCCCACACTCCTAGGTCGGGGAGTCGAGAACTgtgccagctcccccacccctccgccaTGCCGCTGCTctttgcctgccccagcccatgtGTGATTCCCAGAGGGAAGAGCCAGGGGCATGTAGGGGAGCAGTGGGGTGTTGGCAGCGCCCTGAAGACTGAGAATGAAGTGAGGAGCAGAAACCGGCTCCAAGGATCAGCGTCACTATGGGGATTTGGAACCTGCCGTGCTGCAGGACAGGGCTGCCCCTGGACTCAGCACTCAGGACAGGCCATGGAACAGGATGGGGCTCCCCAGAGGACTGAGGACAGGATGTGCCGCAGGACGGAGCTGATGTGGGGTCTCTCCTTTTAGAGCGCtccattccttgtaaataaaggGAATGGAGCTGCCTGCCAGGATGTTGCTCTTTATTGCTTGGCGACAGCCACAGGGGTTGGAGCATCGGGGGGAGGTCGGGGACTGGCCTGGGCTGTGACTCCCTTTTGGCTGATCCCGTCATGTGGTGCCCTGGAAAGCACAGCACCCTGCGTGGAGAAAGGGGAGATGGGGCAGTGTCAGTTCCTGGCATGTTCCTCCCCCGACCCCACACAGCCGGGGCGTGTCCTGCGACCCCACATGGGCTGGAGCATATCCCTCAACCTCCCACACAGCACTGACCCCACTTGCGCTGGGACgtgaccagggccggtgcaaagatgtttcgcgccctaggcgaaacttccaccgtgcgccctcccccttccccgagcccccgccctgaggcgccccctccccccccgcagcaaCTCCCCCCCTAcgcctgaggcacccccccacccccgcggcagctccccctctccgccctgaggcgcctcctctgcagcagctcctattggcgctgcaagcctggaagGCGGGAGAAGTGTGCTTgggaaggaggcggggcaggagtgagctggggcggggagttcccctgtgtgtggcccccccccttacttgctgcaggcggccctccccgcgctcccctgccccagctccctctgcataaatgccggcagcgaccggggcggccgaagatccggctgccatggtcgctgccgaagaaaatgccaccctccaaatcctagcgccctaggcgaccacctaggtgacctaaatggttgcaccggccctggatgtgACCCCCCTAACTCCCTGGGCTCCTAACCCCGCCAACAACCCCTCCGCCAGGGTTCTCTTACCCAATCCCTGCTCGCTACTGTTTCAGGACTTTGCTGATGCCTTCACAGATGCGCTGCACCTTGGCGTTACTGTCCACGTAGCCATCACCGTTCTATGGGACCAGGAGATAGGTCAATCTATGCTGCCCGTGATACCCTACccttctgcccagcccccccctaAAGCTGGGGATGTGTACCCCTACTCTGCCTCCCAAAACAGGGATGTGCCCCCAGCAcagtgccccccagcacccctagagCTAGGGATTTGCCCCCAGCACAGTGCCCCTGACCAGCTCCCCAAAGCCAAGGATGTGCCCCCTGCACAGTGCCCCCAAGCACCCCCAGAGTCATGGATGTGCCCATCACAgtgccccccagcactcccagagctggggatgtgCCTCCAGCACAGTGCCCCTGACCAGCCCCTCCAAAACTGAGGATGTACCCCAGCACATTGCCCCCCAGTGCCAAGGATGTGCCCCTCAGAGCTCTCAAAGCCGAGGATGTTCCCCCCTGCAGTGtgccccccagagccagggatgtgACCCCAGCACAGTGCCCCCCAGCATCTCCAGCCGGGAAGTACCAACACACAATGCCTGCTGGGTACTCACGAGCTTGGAGTGCAGGACCTGGCCACTGTCAGGGAGAAGAATCTCAAAGGCCCCAGAGCCGGGGGCCATTTCCCCTGTCTGGAGAGAGAGCGAGTGTGGggtgagcaggctgggggaagcATGGGGACTGAACACCAGAGCGGTGGGCCCTATGGAGAGCTGTCCCAGAGTGGAGGGTGAAACCTTGAGGAGCGATGGGGCATGTGATCCCCACACAAATCTGGGGGATGCCCTTGGGGGCTCAGGTGAGCGGAGTGgggctccctgctctaaccctgcCCTGCTGGTGCTGGAACAGCTCCCAACCCTGATTCCCTGTCCCATCAAACCcaggccccccgcccctcctgcatCTGGTCCCCAAGCCCCAGCCTGACCCCAGTCACTCACAATCTCCAACTGCTTTGGGAAGCGTTTCTCTAGGaactcctgcagctgcaggaacTGGGGGGAGCAGAAGGAGAGATGGGGGGAAGGTCAATGACTTGGAGTAGGGGAGGGCCCCACCACTgctcccctttccccagccccagggtgccTGTTAGGCCCAGAAATCCCCACTGTGCCCTACCTTTTGGCATCACCCAGGACACCCCACTCTCAGAGAGGGAGACTCCACCAGCCATCGGGCCCAGCTCCTTCTGCAGGAGGGACCCCGGGGACAGGTCCCTAGGTGGAAGGGCTGGGAACCCCAAGGAACCATCCCCCACATATGACGGCATGAAGGCACAGTGAAAGCCAGGGGCACATGGGGGCACTGGGAGGGCACACAGGTGGAATGGGGGGCACACAAGCTGTGTCTCTCACAGTGGGGGACACATGTGGGGGGAGGCTCTTTACTCACCCGGCTTCTGTATCCTCAGCTGCCACTACAAGGGAAACAGAGCCCAGCATCAGTGTGGGCAGGAAGGCTGGAGTTTGGCCAGAGGCCCGGTACCAGGGGTGTCAGACTTGTGGGGGTGAGAAGGGAGGCTGAGGCTAGGGTGGGCTGTGCCCTTGGGGGGGCAGTTGTGGGTAGGAGGTgcccagggaaggggcagtgctAGGTGAGGGGTGTCCATGGGGGTGCAAAGCTGTATGGGGTGTGCCTATGGGGGCTGTGCTGGGTGAGGAGTACCCATGGGGAGGTGTAGCTGGGTGAGGAGTGCCCTTGGGGGGGTGGAGCTGTATGAGGTGTGCCCATGGGGGCATTGCTGGGTGAGGAGTACCCATGGGACGTGTAGCTGGGTGAAGGGTGCCCATGGGGGTGGTGCTGGGTGAGGGGTGCCAACAGGGGTGGAGCTATAGGAGTATGCCCATGAGGGGTGTAGCTGGGTGAGAGGTTCCCTGGGGGGCAATGCTGGGTGAGGAGTGCCCATGGGGGTCGTGCTGAGTGAGAGGTGCCCATGGGGAGTGTAACTGGGTGAGGGGTGCCCATGGGGGTGGATCTGGGTGAGGGGTGCCCTTGGGAAGTGTAACTGGGTGAGGAGTGCccatgggggcagagctgggtgagggGTTCCCTGGGGGGCAATGCTGGGTGAGGGGTCCCCATGGGGGTGGAGCTGTATGGGGTGTGCccatgggggcagagctgggtgagggGTGCCCTGGGTAGGGGGTACCAGTGGGAGTATCTCTGCCACTCACCAGAACGTGATCTGCACTTGGAGGCACGGGGCAGCCATGGTGATGCCGGACCCAGCAGGAGAAAGGGGGTTAACAGCTCGGAACCAGCCTGGACCAGAGCAGCCCATTCATCCTGCCACGGGGGAAATGTGACGCCAAGGGCAGCTTCCCCACCAGGAACCgactcctccccccagcctcccagcAGCCTTCACCAGGGCTTGGGGCCAGGGGAATTGGGAGGGGGGTTCTCTCAGGTGAAAGCCCCTACCCACCCCGTGTGGATTGGTCTGGGCCAGGTCTGTGGGGCATCCCAGTTGCTAGGCAACCTCCTGAAAATTCTGTGTGGGGGTGATGCCCATAGGCCCTGTCCCCTGTACCTCTCACAACCCTGCCctctacctctgccccccatgccAGATTGTGTCCCTCCCCTCAGGtcccacccccagcatccctccccataacctgcccccctcccatgcTCCCTCTTCGCCTTCCGCTCCCCCTTTGCCAGCTATTTCCcctggatcctgctcccactgccctgcccagaccctgctccatttccctggctccagccacaggCGCGGGGCTAACCCCCCAACTCTTGCAGAATATCTTGTGGGGATCCTAAGTGACCCCATGTGcaggggagtggagggagagggtaGTGGTTGTCACAGCCtgtccttccccctgcccctcctctgaatGGACACCTGGCCATTGTGAGGGGACGGGAACCCAGCTGCCAAGCCCCCTGGGTCTGGGTTGAGCCAGGTCATTGTTCCCAGCCCTGAATCTCTAAGTGCCCTCCCAGGTGGGAAGCCCGCAGGTCTGAGCCCTTCCTAGGGCAATGGAGACCCCACAGTCTGGCTGCCTTACAccttggagccagcaccccagtCTGCCGAAGCCCCTTGTGCTTGGACATGTCTCCTGGGCCACGTGTTCTCCAGACACATCTCACCAGAGGCCCCTGGGGCACAGGTGCTCCAGACACATCTCCCCAGAGGTCCctgggctgcaggtgctccagaCACATCTCCTCTCAGTCCTCTGGGCCGCAGGTGCTCCAGATACATCTCCTCTCAGTCCTCTGGGCCACAGGTGCTCTGGACACATCTCCCCACTTTTGACTTGAGTGTGTTACCGAAATGTCGGGtccgcctagctgagagccaataacagccagagagggataaggaaaagttgctttattttgcagaagaaaggagagttttGCACCTTGGTACAAAAACTTTACTGGATACAAAAAGCCAAGGATCTTTATACACCCCTACAAGCAAGCTTTAGCCGTATTATCATTTAATTGGTGATTAAAAAACTTGTGCAGGAACAGTATTTTTGCAATTTTTGCCAGCAAAAACTAGTCTGGGACCGGTTTCAATAGCTTTGAGGCTGCCAAGGTaagacagttcaaaagttcaggctgCTGTGTATGGGAGGGTGGGTATCGGTTTTCCCATAATGGCTGCTGGCTGCCATAAAGGCTACCAGCTGCTCGGGTCCAACCGTCGCCTGTTACAAGTGGTTGGTcaaagcccagggccctgggcctGATTCTAGCTGGGAGGAGCCTGGATGACAGAGTCTGGGCCCTTTGGTACAATCCTGTGTATTTACATGGACTGTACAAAGTCCTGTTCCCCCCAACACAGGTGGCACCAAACAACAGGAGGCAGTGTCCTTGCTCACAGCCGCAGACAGAgcctccccgcacccccaccccctacaaAGCACTCTAGGTTTGCTCCTGGCTTGCGCTGCCAGCTGCTTCTTCAGACTGTGTCTGACTCTTGTTTTGACCTGCTTCGCTCTTACCCAAATAGCCTGGAGAGCCCTCTGCCCACATAGGCCAAATTCCCGAGCGGGCTGGCATACCCCTTGGCTAAGGTGGGTCTGCCTAGCTGTCTCTTACAGCACTCATCAGTTAGGAGGGGCAGTCACAACAGTTTAAGGAGATTTAACCCATCCGGCAACAGAACGGGGTCTTGGCCAAGGCATTTCTGAACCACAGGCACATTGCTCTTAACCAAACCACCTAGAGATCCACACTGAGTCAACGGACACAACACAGAGCCCTgactgcagctccccaccccaggttgAACTCACCCATCCTGGGAGGCCTAAGTATGTCCAGCATCTTTAAGCAGAACGATGGCCTGGCCTCACTTAGGGAAGCCTCCCCATTTAAAATAATCTTGGACCCTCCTTTTCCCATTTGCTTCTGTTGGGGGAgatgcaggctccagctgcttcTGTTGAGAGGGTCAGTCCAAGGTAATGGCTATATGGGTAGCAAAGGAACTCCCAGCAGGGGAAAGTCAGTCTGTCTTGTTGCCATCAAGTGATCAAGACATATGCCATAGTCTTTCCATTAGGTGTCCAGCCCCCACTGCACAATGGATGTGTTAATTAACTATGGACATGAAACATAACATGAAAGTCACACTCCTCCGGGAAGGTCCCGATACGCAGTGGTGCATTCACAGACCCAGGAGGAGGTCACACCAGGATATAGACATTTCTCCCAATCTGCCAAAGGAAGTATCATGAATTTACACCTAGAGCTGAgatgagagccaggactcctgggttgtatcCCCAGCTCTGAGAAAGGAGTAGGGTCTAGTGCATGTGaacagggcaggctgggagcctggaTTCCAGGTTCTTTTTCCAGCTGTGCCCCTGACAGTTTTGTGTCTGTCTTTCATGACTGTAATATTCTCTGTGCTCTCCAGGCAAAGGGAAgtatccgtgtgtgtgtgtgtgaa
Coding sequences within it:
- the LOC123374751 gene encoding zinc transporter 1-like, which codes for MGAGTVGVGMELSRLPMRTGHQGWLAGRGLRGHQGWLTAQLCLAIGLFLAEVVASRVTGSLLALSCSLQTLGMVLALGVALLDGQLACGAHPDCRNTFGWVRARVAGTLVCGVFLTALCLALVPRALHRAGHPQVTEQPLALVGVGAAGLLIHLARVRLDGQNLPARAKSHHSGHASTSREGAATGRSAQETQDLLGNRQPWLEDGFLPAEESGAWLALCLQLLAASLGPATVLLYSLAFHLLWPPCVEQVACLPPCTGMPCRPLGGPAPALAELGPCWLLYLDPGLCVAVVLALILLGAPSLRGSALVLLQAVPDHLDLWRLESHLRSTEGVAALHELHVWQLDSAYSLVATAHVWCLDTASYKAVARRIQQVFWEHGIHAATVQPEFGALQGPCCMAAGEGDGCMGGGEALRKRHSSLPSSSPMVILEYETTV